The DNA region GAGCAGCGACCACGACGGACGCGTTCAACGCGGTGGCGGAGCCGCGACGACGGCAGATCCTGGACCTGCTCGCCCAGGGCGAGCAGCCGGTGAACGACCTGGTCGAGCGACTCCGTGTCGCGCAGCCCGTCGTGTCCAAGCACCTGCGAGTCCTCCGCGAGGTCGGACTCGTCGACGCACGAGACGAGGGGAGGCAACGGATCTACTCGCTGAACGGACATCGGCTCAAGCCGATCCACGACTGGGTCCAGAGCTACGAGCGCACGTGGTCCGAGCGCTTCGACCGGCTCGACGCAGTGGTGAAGGAGCTCCAGGAGAAGGAGCGCAAGGAGAAGGAGGAGGGAGATGGAAACGGTGACCAGTAGTGGGAAGGCAGTTGTCACGCTCCCCGCGGAGACGCAGATCCTGATCACGCGGGAGTTCGACGCGCCGAGGCACCTTGTCTATCGCGCGACGACCGAACCCGAGCTGATCGCACGGTGGTGGAGCGGACAGCGCGGGAAGGTCACGAGCGCAGAAGTGGATCTTCGAGAAGGAGGCACGTGGCGCTACGTGATGATGGCGAACGAGGGGTTCGAGGTCGCATTCCACGGGACGTTCCGGGAGATCGTTCCGAACGAGCGGACCGTCTCGACCGAGGTCTTCGAAGGTGTTCCCGAGATAGGCCTCCCCGCGAGCGACCAAGAGGGAACCCTCAATACGACGACGTACGAGGATCTCGATGGTCGCACGCGTCTAACCGTCCTCGTGGAGTGCCACACTCGCGAGGTACGCGACGTCATCATCGAGTCGGGCATGGAAGGCGGAATGCAGGAGGCATACGACAAGCTCGAGGAGGTCGCGGTCTCGCTGGGCTGAGAACGCGGCGCGGTCCGCTCCCTTGAGCCTCAGCAACAGACGGGTGATGCGGAGGCCCGGCGTCCGTGCTGACGCCGGGCCCCGCCTCGCGTCTGACGCGATCGACACCACCGATTTCGACCCTGATCGACGTCAAGCAGCTCGAAAACGGCATCCTCGGTCTCACTTACGTTCCTGCCACCCGCTAACCGGGGAGCGACCTTGGCCCCCCCTCGGGTCCGGCTGTCGGTGCTTCGTGCTACGTTCGCGCTGGGCTTCTTACCCGGAGGACGCGATCACATGGAGCTCGTCGGAACCGTGATCAACGCCACGGTCGTGGCGCTCGTCGGGGCGATCCTTGCGTGGCTCGTCAAAGGAAGGTTCGACGTCGTCGACCAGCGGTTCGACAGCCTCGAGCACCGCGTCGACCGGCTCGAGGAGCGGCTGGACGGTCGCATCGACCGGGTCGGCTCAGCGCTCGATGCGCTGCGCTCTGACATCACCCAGATCGCGCTCGCCATCGGAGTCCGGCCGAGAGCGCAGAACGACTAGGGGCGGCGTGGGGTACTTCGGCGAGGATACGTTCGCGTTCCTTCGCGAGCTGAAGCGCAACAACGACCGCGATTGGTTCAATGCGAACAAGGACCGATACGAGGAGTCGGTCAAGGAGCCGTTCCTCCAGTTCATCAACGACGTCGGGCCGCCGTTACGGACGGTGAGCCGCAACCTCGTGGCCGATCCT from Actinomycetota bacterium includes:
- a CDS encoding metalloregulator ArsR/SmtB family transcription factor, whose product is MARAATTTDAFNAVAEPRRRQILDLLAQGEQPVNDLVERLRVAQPVVSKHLRVLREVGLVDARDEGRQRIYSLNGHRLKPIHDWVQSYERTWSERFDRLDAVVKELQEKERKEKEEGDGNGDQ
- a CDS encoding SRPBCC family protein, with the translated sequence METVTSSGKAVVTLPAETQILITREFDAPRHLVYRATTEPELIARWWSGQRGKVTSAEVDLREGGTWRYVMMANEGFEVAFHGTFREIVPNERTVSTEVFEGVPEIGLPASDQEGTLNTTTYEDLDGRTRLTVLVECHTREVRDVIIESGMEGGMQEAYDKLEEVAVSLG